The Terriglobales bacterium DNA window TTCACGTGCTGTCCGGGACGCATGTTCTTGAGCTGGGTCTCTTTGAAATTGGCTGTAACCCAAATGTCCTCTAAAGGAACAATGGCCATTAACGGTTGTCCCGGTTGCACAATTTGGCCCAATTGAACATTCTGTTTCTTACTGATGATGCCGTCGACAGGGGCAACGATCGTGGTGTATTGAAGATTCAGCTTCGCCTGTTCAACTGCAGTGCGAGATTTCTTTGCTGTAGCCTCGGCCGCTCCTGCCCGGGCGCGTGTGATGGCGACCTGCTGAGGCGCAGTTTCGGCCGCCCGCACCTGTGCCTCAGCTTGGCGGACGTGGCTTTCCGCCGTAGCTACGGCTGCCTGGGCGGCATTAACGACAGCACGAGCCGCCTTTTCGTTGCTAAGTGCGGTGTCGTACTGCTGGCGTGGGATTTCGTTTTTTTCCACCAGCTGCGAATAGCGTGCCAAGTCCGCCGCCGTAGTTGAATGGTTGGCCTGCGCTTCAATCAGCCGCGCATTGGCCATCTCGACTTCTTGCCGCGCGGCTGCCAATGCCGCTTCTGCATTTCGTAACTGGCTCGTCGTGGTCGTGGAAGCTACGGGAACTCCGACGTCCGCTGCCCGGAAATTCGCTTCGGCGTCCTCCAGTTCTGCTTGCGCACGATCGAGCGCC harbors:
- a CDS encoding HlyD family secretion protein is translated as MAEREVVTDERPQEAENQPRREKRSYFKEHPRAKWVLLFILILAAVAGYFLWRHYAARESTDDAQIDGNIVPVAARVSGWVTEINVKDNQFVKAGTVLVRLDPKDYQVALDRAQAELEDAEANFRAADVGVPVASTTTTSQLRNAEAALAAARQEVEMANARLIEAQANHSTTAADLARYSQLVEKNEIPRQQYDTALSNEKAARAVVNAAQAAVATAESHVRQAEAQVRAAETAPQQVAITRARAGAAEATAKKSRTAVEQAKLNLQYTTIVAPVDGIISKKQNVQLGQIVQPGQPLMAIVPLEDIWVTANFKETQLKNMRPGQHVNIHVDAYGRDYNGHVDSIGAASGAKFSLLPPENATGNYVKVVQRVPVKLVFEKGQDTEHLLRPGMSVVPTVYIK